In Vagococcus hydrophili, one DNA window encodes the following:
- a CDS encoding metal-dependent hydrolase, with protein sequence MKVSYHGHSVVMIETNQGQKVMIDPFLTGNPLTDLVVGEVKVDYILVTHGHNDHVGDMVELAKNNDATVISIPEIAHFARKQGVQDIHEMNIGGTFEFPFGQVKMVFAQHSSGYDTGEEMIYMGEPAGFVLEVDGVVIYHAGDTAYFSDLGLLNEDFDIDLAFLPIGDNFTMGIKDAVKAQGKIQAKKVVPMHYDTFPVIEQNPDEFVNRLENGVGHVMKVGEALEY encoded by the coding sequence ATGAAAGTAAGTTATCATGGGCACTCAGTTGTTATGATTGAAACAAATCAAGGGCAAAAAGTAATGATTGATCCTTTCTTAACAGGAAATCCTCTAACTGACTTAGTAGTTGGAGAAGTCAAGGTAGATTATATCCTAGTGACTCACGGGCACAATGATCATGTAGGAGATATGGTAGAACTAGCTAAAAATAATGATGCAACTGTTATTTCGATTCCTGAAATAGCTCACTTTGCGAGAAAACAAGGTGTTCAAGATATCCATGAAATGAATATTGGAGGAACATTCGAGTTTCCATTCGGTCAAGTGAAGATGGTCTTTGCCCAACATAGTTCAGGCTATGATACAGGTGAAGAGATGATTTATATGGGTGAACCAGCTGGTTTTGTTTTAGAAGTTGACGGCGTTGTGATTTATCATGCGGGAGATACAGCTTATTTTAGTGATTTAGGCTTGTTAAATGAGGATTTTGATATTGATTTAGCCTTCCTTCCAATCGGAGATAATTTTACTATGGGAATTAAAGACGCAGTGAAAGCACAAGGTAAAATTCAAGCTAAAAAAGTTGTTCCTATGCATTATGATACCTTTCCAGTCATTGAACAAAATCCAGATGAATTTGTTAACCGATTAGAGAATGGTGTGGGTCATGTGATGAAGGTTGGGGAAGCGTTAGAGTATTAA
- a CDS encoding PRD domain-containing protein: MVKIRKILNNNAIIVAEESGVDCIWIGSGIGFKKRIGDYPEEKKIERRFILDKSQQSEEINHLLGSISMDYLKITIDIVDYAKENLTEELSNSLYISLADHIANAIDLNKKGLATGTELSWEVKKLYPRESKIAKRAIEMIEEQTSVTFNEFEVGNIALHLINAQMKNASSKDDTSQKIKDILTIVRIHNKIDLDSESLAYDRFVTHLRFFFKRMDSRKFSNRENPLTQEVKGRYPNSFATMKLIEDYLEVELDQDEQLYLCLHIQKLIEKS; encoded by the coding sequence ATGGTGAAGATTAGGAAAATTTTAAACAATAACGCCATTATTGTTGCCGAGGAGAGTGGTGTTGATTGTATTTGGATTGGCTCGGGCATTGGTTTCAAAAAAAGAATAGGTGACTATCCTGAGGAGAAAAAAATAGAGCGACGTTTTATTTTGGATAAAAGCCAACAGTCTGAGGAAATCAATCATCTACTTGGCAGTATCTCGATGGATTATTTAAAAATTACGATTGATATTGTGGATTATGCGAAAGAAAACTTGACGGAAGAACTATCCAACAGTTTGTATATTTCATTGGCAGACCACATTGCCAACGCCATTGATTTAAATAAAAAAGGCTTAGCCACTGGAACAGAATTATCTTGGGAGGTAAAGAAACTTTATCCAAGAGAATCTAAAATAGCTAAACGAGCGATCGAGATGATTGAAGAGCAAACTAGTGTCACTTTCAACGAGTTTGAAGTCGGCAATATTGCCTTACATTTAATTAATGCCCAGATGAAGAATGCTTCAAGTAAAGACGACACTTCCCAAAAGATTAAAGATATTTTAACAATTGTTCGTATTCATAATAAAATTGATTTGGATAGTGAATCTTTGGCTTATGACCGATTTGTCACCCATTTACGTTTCTTTTTTAAGCGGATGGATTCAAGAAAATTTTCTAATCGGGAAAACCCATTGACTCAAGAAGTTAAGGGACGTTATCCGAATTCATTTGCCACAATGAAATTGATTGAGGATTATTTAGAAGTTGAATTAGATCAAGATGAGCAATTGTATTTATGCTTACATATTCAGAAACTAATTGAAAAAAGCTAA
- a CDS encoding Rrf2 family transcriptional regulator: MAMSTKLSVAVHILSLLEIEASSTPTSTDISKSVNTNPVVIRRIMSQLKQAGLLESQPGKKANRLAKDAREISLYDIYMAVDGDQDVFNIHKNTHPNCLVGSQIQRVLDSKFEIARIEMENSLKTMLLSDVIWDIKSARK; encoded by the coding sequence ATGGCAATGTCCACTAAATTAAGTGTGGCGGTTCATATTTTAAGCTTATTAGAAATTGAAGCTTCTTCAACACCAACTTCAACAGATATTTCCAAAAGCGTGAACACTAATCCAGTGGTAATCAGGCGCATTATGAGCCAATTAAAACAAGCTGGACTTCTTGAAAGCCAACCAGGAAAAAAAGCGAATCGATTAGCAAAAGATGCCCGTGAAATTTCACTATATGATATTTACATGGCAGTTGATGGGGATCAGGATGTCTTTAATATTCATAAAAATACCCACCCGAATTGTTTAGTCGGGAGTCAAATTCAACGGGTTTTAGATAGTAAATTCGAGATAGCTCGGATTGAGATGGAAAACTCCTTAAAAACAATGCTTTTGTCCGATGTGATTTGGGACATTAAGAGTGCGAGAAAGTAA
- a CDS encoding beta-glucoside-specific PTS transporter subunit IIABC — MKYQGMIEEILEGIGGKENIGEVKHCVTRLRFNLKDQSKANQEVVENINGVITVVKSGGQFQVVIGNHVPEVYQELLQVANLEIATTDSEDVEIKGVFNKFIDVVSSIFTPILGILAATGMIKGINAMLVAFGWIEMTSGSYKILQAAGDSLMYFFPVFLGYTAAKKFKVPPFIGMVIGASLVHPIIAGIVQPGAEPLYTLFEGTVIQSPIYVTFFGIPVIMMNYGSSVIPIIIAVYFASKVHKWVNSFVPTIVKTFLVPLLTILIVVPLTFLVIGPIATWIGSLLGAVTLMLYNFNPIIAGALIGALWQVMVMFGLHWGIIPIGINNIATMGFDPIMALGMATPFATAGVVLGIMIKTKNKELKSLAVPSFISSLFGVSEPSIYGITLPRKKPFYVTLVAAGIGGLIMGIAGTKMFIMGGMGIFGVPNYINPENGLDKGFYGFLIAIAASFVIGLILSLTVGYSNDMDPVKEAKVPNKEKKTTIKEVSLLAPIAGQVKNLSEISDKAFSTGLLGKGVAVIPSENIIVAPDEGVVTTLFPTKHAVGITFKNGVEMLIHVGMDTVNLNGECFESFVEQGDSVKKGDLLIKFDKEQIIKKGFSIETPIVITNTNDYLDVLETSEKEVNTDSVLLKVII, encoded by the coding sequence ATGAAGTATCAAGGGATGATTGAAGAAATACTTGAAGGAATAGGTGGCAAAGAAAATATAGGCGAGGTAAAACATTGTGTCACTCGTTTACGTTTTAATCTAAAAGATCAGTCGAAAGCCAATCAAGAAGTTGTAGAAAATATTAATGGTGTCATTACTGTTGTAAAAAGCGGCGGGCAGTTTCAAGTAGTTATTGGTAATCATGTGCCAGAAGTTTACCAAGAATTATTACAAGTCGCTAATTTAGAAATAGCTACAACTGATTCTGAAGATGTTGAAATTAAAGGCGTTTTTAATAAATTTATTGATGTGGTTTCAAGTATTTTTACCCCTATTTTAGGAATATTAGCTGCAACAGGGATGATTAAAGGAATCAACGCTATGCTTGTAGCCTTTGGTTGGATTGAAATGACGTCTGGTTCATACAAAATTTTACAAGCAGCCGGTGATAGTTTAATGTATTTCTTCCCTGTGTTCTTGGGATACACAGCAGCAAAGAAATTCAAAGTGCCACCTTTTATCGGTATGGTTATTGGTGCGTCACTGGTGCATCCAATCATTGCTGGAATTGTTCAACCAGGTGCAGAACCACTTTATACGTTGTTTGAAGGAACGGTCATTCAATCGCCAATTTACGTTACGTTCTTTGGTATTCCTGTCATTATGATGAATTATGGTTCAAGTGTGATTCCAATTATTATTGCCGTTTACTTTGCTTCAAAAGTTCATAAGTGGGTGAATAGTTTTGTTCCTACGATTGTAAAAACATTTTTAGTGCCATTATTAACAATTTTAATTGTTGTCCCTTTAACGTTTTTAGTCATTGGACCTATTGCGACTTGGATTGGTAGTTTATTAGGCGCTGTGACATTAATGCTTTATAATTTTAACCCAATTATCGCTGGAGCTTTAATTGGTGCTTTATGGCAAGTCATGGTTATGTTTGGCTTACATTGGGGAATTATACCAATCGGAATTAACAATATTGCAACTATGGGATTTGACCCAATTATGGCTCTTGGAATGGCAACTCCATTTGCGACAGCTGGTGTTGTTTTAGGAATTATGATTAAAACTAAAAATAAAGAGTTAAAAAGTCTAGCAGTACCGTCATTCATCTCAAGTTTGTTTGGTGTATCAGAACCTTCTATTTACGGAATTACCTTACCACGTAAGAAACCTTTTTATGTCACTTTGGTTGCTGCTGGTATTGGTGGTTTAATTATGGGGATTGCTGGAACTAAAATGTTTATTATGGGTGGCATGGGAATCTTTGGCGTTCCAAATTATATTAATCCAGAAAATGGACTGGATAAAGGATTTTATGGTTTCTTAATAGCAATTGCGGCATCATTTGTGATTGGATTAATCTTATCTTTAACAGTCGGTTACTCAAATGATATGGATCCAGTAAAAGAAGCAAAAGTTCCAAATAAAGAAAAAAAGACAACCATCAAAGAAGTTAGTCTTTTAGCGCCTATTGCAGGACAGGTTAAAAATTTATCAGAAATCAGTGACAAAGCTTTTTCAACAGGACTTTTAGGTAAAGGTGTCGCGGTGATTCCATCAGAAAATATAATTGTTGCTCCAGATGAAGGTGTTGTAACAACTCTTTTTCCAACCAAACATGCGGTAGGAATTACTTTTAAAAATGGTGTTGAGATGTTGATTCATGTGGGCATGGATACGGTGAATCTAAATGGTGAGTGTTTTGAATCATTTGTTGAACAAGGAGACTCAGTTAAAAAAGGTGATCTTTTGATTAAATTTGATAAAGAACAAATTATCAAAAAAGGCTTTTCAATTGAAACACCAATTGTTATCACGAATACGAATGATTATTTAGATGTGTTAGAAACCTCAGAAAAAGAAGTAAATACGGATTCAGTTTTATTAAAGGTTATTATTTAA
- a CDS encoding NAD(P)-dependent oxidoreductase produces the protein MKIGIIGATGKSGMTILNEAVSRNLDVTAIVRNKAKLDDKTINVIEKDLFSLTTEDLSSFDVVVDAFAAWGDNVDQHSTSLAHLTNILKDTDTRLFVVGGAGSLYVDMDKKIQLMDGAEFPDAYKPLAVAMGKALDSLRQVTDVNWLYISPAAMFDSEGQKTGNYVLAGEEFSTNDKGDSYISYLDYAVAAVDLMSQSEYNQTRVSVRN, from the coding sequence ATGAAAATTGGAATTATTGGTGCAACAGGAAAATCAGGAATGACTATTTTGAACGAAGCAGTTTCACGTAACTTAGACGTGACAGCAATTGTTAGAAATAAAGCAAAATTAGACGATAAAACGATCAATGTGATTGAGAAAGATTTATTTAGTTTAACAACAGAAGATTTAAGTTCTTTTGATGTCGTGGTCGATGCGTTTGCTGCTTGGGGAGACAATGTGGATCAACACAGTACAAGTTTAGCTCACTTAACAAACATTCTAAAAGATACTGATACACGTTTATTTGTTGTTGGTGGTGCGGGTAGTTTATATGTAGACATGGACAAAAAAATTCAATTAATGGATGGTGCTGAGTTTCCTGATGCCTACAAACCACTTGCCGTTGCGATGGGAAAAGCGTTAGATAGTTTACGTCAAGTTACAGATGTAAACTGGTTATATATTAGTCCAGCTGCGATGTTTGATTCGGAAGGTCAAAAAACGGGTAACTACGTTTTAGCTGGGGAAGAATTTAGTACAAATGATAAGGGTGATAGCTATATTAGTTACTTAGATTACGCGGTTGCTGCAGTTGATTTAATGAGTCAATCTGAGTATAATCAAACAAGAGTTAGTGTTAGAAACTAA
- a CDS encoding DUF2441 domain-containing protein, whose translation MIKEEFIVYHLVTREKMNVGQKISFDNHQKNQLYHFFFEREQLNKTGQDAIQILYLNKENDEIKINKEDTKVTLNYVDQTTRAIRETITEMVRLEKYPEYPSRLSCLYATKNYEDAMRWKQLFDSFNRQVLQLVKLKVKGACFEGDGNLLPKEDGLSFSKKIEQANSYWQGSETCELPELLVNGKIEVIEVVEDYLEGEN comes from the coding sequence ATGATTAAAGAAGAATTTATTGTATACCACCTAGTCACACGGGAAAAAATGAATGTGGGTCAAAAAATTAGTTTTGATAATCATCAAAAAAATCAACTGTATCATTTCTTTTTTGAAAGAGAGCAGCTAAATAAAACAGGACAAGATGCTATTCAGATTCTTTATTTAAATAAAGAAAATGATGAAATAAAAATAAATAAAGAAGATACTAAAGTAACATTGAATTATGTGGATCAAACAACCAGGGCGATTAGAGAAACTATTACCGAAATGGTGAGACTAGAAAAATACCCAGAGTATCCTTCTAGATTATCTTGTTTATATGCGACTAAAAACTATGAAGATGCGATGAGATGGAAACAGCTATTCGATTCATTTAATCGCCAAGTCCTACAACTGGTTAAGTTAAAAGTAAAAGGCGCTTGTTTTGAAGGCGATGGAAATCTACTACCAAAAGAAGATGGTCTTTCCTTTTCAAAAAAGATAGAACAAGCAAATAGTTATTGGCAAGGAAGTGAAACGTGTGAACTTCCTGAATTATTAGTTAATGGAAAAATAGAAGTCATTGAGGTTGTAGAAGATTATTTAGAAGGTGAAAATTAA
- the truA gene encoding tRNA pseudouridine(38-40) synthase TruA: MRNIKLTIEYDGKRYHGWQRLKDSEKTIQGKIEYVLSEMTEEKIEIIGSGRTDAGAHARGQVANFKTESNMSRQKMMDYLNYYLPNDVVVNKIEEVQERFHSRYNCSGKQYSYYVWNTEVPSVFKGQHSFHVQEKLDIDKINEACQKLVGEHDFLGFSSLKKSKKSTVRTIKELSMEQEGNMLRFIFVGDGFLYNMVRIIMGTLLEIGLGELPVELIDEIFEDRIRENAGETVPSYGLFLDEVYYN; encoded by the coding sequence ATGAGAAATATAAAATTAACGATTGAGTATGATGGCAAAAGGTATCACGGTTGGCAAAGACTAAAGGATTCAGAAAAAACGATTCAAGGAAAAATCGAATATGTTTTATCTGAAATGACAGAAGAAAAAATTGAAATTATTGGTTCAGGTAGAACGGATGCTGGTGCACATGCTAGAGGGCAAGTCGCAAACTTTAAAACAGAATCAAACATGTCACGTCAAAAAATGATGGACTATTTAAACTACTATTTACCAAATGATGTAGTTGTTAATAAAATAGAAGAAGTGCAAGAAAGATTCCACTCACGTTATAACTGTTCGGGTAAACAATATAGCTACTACGTTTGGAATACAGAAGTACCCTCAGTTTTTAAAGGACAACATAGTTTCCATGTTCAAGAAAAATTAGACATTGATAAAATAAATGAAGCCTGTCAAAAATTAGTGGGTGAGCATGATTTCTTAGGTTTCTCATCTTTAAAGAAATCAAAAAAATCAACTGTAAGAACGATTAAAGAATTGTCAATGGAACAAGAAGGCAACATGTTACGATTTATTTTCGTGGGAGATGGCTTCTTGTATAATATGGTTCGTATCATTATGGGCACATTATTAGAAATCGGATTAGGTGAACTACCTGTGGAATTAATCGATGAAATCTTCGAAGACCGCATCAGAGAAAATGCTGGTGAAACAGTACCGTCGTACGGATTATTCTTAGATGAAGTGTATTATAATTAA
- a CDS encoding HAD family hydrolase, with protein sequence MKLVIFDMDGLMFDTGRLAYRNYSDTAKKYDFELHPSVYYHLTGRNEPGFREALKELYGSEQPTDTWRDFMVSNKMEIITTDRRVYKKKGLLELLKFLKENDYLIAVASSSKREIISFYMEIEEMPDCFDTIVAGDEVTKGKPNPEIFLKACEKLNIAPEDALVLEDSLVGIEAANKANIPSFLIEDDITDLPPVEGKFPLKIKLPVNEERAFHPTEQFNDLLEVRDFIKNNK encoded by the coding sequence TTGAAATTAGTAATTTTTGATATGGATGGCTTGATGTTCGATACAGGACGTTTGGCTTATCGTAACTATAGTGACACAGCAAAAAAATATGACTTTGAATTACATCCAAGTGTTTATTATCACTTAACAGGACGCAATGAACCGGGATTTCGTGAAGCCTTAAAAGAACTTTACGGAAGCGAGCAACCAACAGATACATGGCGTGATTTCATGGTTTCAAATAAAATGGAAATTATCACTACAGATCGCAGAGTATATAAGAAAAAAGGACTACTTGAACTATTAAAATTTTTGAAAGAGAATGACTATTTAATTGCAGTAGCCTCTTCATCAAAACGAGAAATTATTTCGTTTTACATGGAAATTGAAGAAATGCCAGATTGCTTTGATACAATCGTCGCAGGAGATGAAGTGACAAAAGGTAAACCTAATCCTGAAATCTTCTTAAAAGCCTGTGAAAAATTAAATATCGCACCAGAAGATGCTTTAGTTTTAGAAGACTCTCTTGTTGGGATTGAAGCGGCTAATAAAGCTAATATTCCAAGTTTCTTAATTGAAGATGACATTACAGATTTACCACCAGTAGAAGGGAAATTTCCACTTAAGATAAAATTACCTGTGAATGAAGAACGCGCATTTCATCCAACAGAACAATTTAATGATTTATTAGAAGTGAGAGATTTTATTAAGAATAATAAATAA